The Dyella caseinilytica genome has a window encoding:
- a CDS encoding MarR family winged helix-turn-helix transcriptional regulator, giving the protein MSTPRKPAPAGAEHAPLELEHFLPYRLSILSNTVSQAIADDYQRRYDLSVTEWRVMAVLARFHGLSAREVAERTAMDKVAVSRALARLVTAGRVHRDTHDGDKRRSVLTLTEAGWTIHDDVAPMARAREREVLEKLDPEEQQWLTRILDKLQPVSQN; this is encoded by the coding sequence ATGTCAACCCCGCGTAAGCCAGCCCCTGCCGGAGCCGAACATGCCCCCCTGGAACTGGAGCACTTCCTGCCTTACCGGCTATCGATCCTTTCCAACACGGTGAGCCAGGCCATCGCGGACGACTACCAGCGACGCTACGACCTCAGCGTGACGGAATGGCGTGTGATGGCTGTCCTCGCCCGCTTCCACGGGCTATCCGCCCGCGAAGTGGCCGAGCGCACAGCGATGGACAAAGTAGCGGTAAGCCGCGCCCTGGCTCGGCTGGTGACGGCCGGGAGGGTCCATCGGGATACCCACGATGGCGACAAGCGCCGCTCGGTGCTGACGCTTACCGAAGCGGGCTGGACGATTCACGATGACGTAGCGCCGATGGCGCGGGCGCGCGAGCGCGAGGTGCTGGAGAAACTGGATCCGGAAGAGCAGCAATGGCTGACGCGGATTCTGGACAAGCTTCAGCCGGTCTCACAGAACTGA
- a CDS encoding tryptophan 2,3-dioxygenase, which yields MTDNQRDLEAGIQLDLNGRMTYSGYLRLDQLLTAQQPLSQPPHHDELLFIVQHQVAELWMKLIIHELKLATARLRVDDLDACLKILARVKQVQRQLFEQWAVLETLTPSEYLEFRGVLGESSGFQSLQYRTIEFVLGNKNAQMLKVFECDPPAQAQLREVLEAPGLYDEFLRYLARRGHAVPAARVERDWSQPYQRHDDLLPVFKRIYEERAKFWPEYHMCEQLVDVEESFQLWRFRHMKTVERIIGHRRGTGGSSGVAFLKKALDLEFFPELLDVRTVLGS from the coding sequence ATGACGGATAACCAGCGTGACCTCGAGGCGGGCATCCAGCTCGACCTGAACGGCCGGATGACCTACAGCGGCTACCTGCGGCTGGACCAACTGCTTACCGCCCAGCAACCGCTCAGCCAGCCCCCGCACCATGACGAACTGCTGTTCATCGTGCAGCACCAGGTGGCCGAGCTGTGGATGAAGCTGATCATTCACGAGCTGAAGCTGGCGACCGCGCGCCTGCGGGTCGACGACCTCGATGCCTGCCTGAAGATTCTTGCGCGCGTGAAGCAGGTGCAGCGGCAATTGTTCGAGCAATGGGCGGTGCTGGAGACGCTGACGCCGTCGGAGTACCTGGAATTTCGAGGTGTGCTGGGGGAGTCTTCCGGCTTCCAGTCGCTGCAATACCGCACGATCGAGTTCGTGCTGGGCAACAAGAACGCGCAGATGCTGAAAGTGTTCGAGTGCGACCCACCCGCTCAGGCGCAGTTGCGCGAAGTGCTGGAGGCGCCCGGGCTTTACGATGAATTCCTGCGCTATCTGGCGCGCCGCGGCCATGCGGTGCCGGCGGCGCGGGTGGAGCGCGACTGGAGCCAGCCGTATCAACGCCATGACGATCTGCTGCCGGTGTTCAAGCGCATTTATGAAGAGCGGGCTAAGTTTTGGCCGGAATACCACATGTGCGAGCAATTGGTGGATGTGGAGGAAAGTTTCCAGCTTTGGCGTTTCCGCCATATGAAAACGGTGGAGCGGATCATCGGACACCGTCGCGGCACCGGAGGTTCCTCGGGCGTGGCGTTTTTGAAGAAGGCGCTGGATCTGGAGTTTTTTCCCGAATTACTGGATGTGCGCACTGTGCTGGGAAGTTGA
- a CDS encoding peptide MFS transporter, whose amino-acid sequence MSQSSEAGVAATPDFPQLLGHPRPLWMLFMTEFWERFAFYSVSWSLALYIVAQFYHGDPSGQNWASAIFGTYTALVYATSLFGGYVADKLIGYQRSILIGAVVMSIGLFTVMLPSKLAMLYGLAMVIVGDGLFKPNISSMVGQLYARDDDRRDRGFTLFYMGINCGSFLAPLVTGWLASYFTDTPLQQNFHVVFGAAGIGMVLSLLWFWFGRRGLRGVGRPAPGADSLMRVLWVVVGVIAAVPVVYWMLSAIGAIGLQWLLGLLFVGVAVMLIVEAGRHDRVQVERVIAMMVIFAFNMLFWMFYYQLGTSFNFLAQNLVDRKMFGGWEFPVGWYQSVNPLAIIVLAPIVTQIWALLAKRRKEPSIPRKFGFGLILNGFGFLVLMYALSHLINAQGLIPFWPLTTCYVLQTAGELCLSPIGLSMVTKLAPPRLVGVAMGGWFLSLAVGGNLSGLLAGHISGDSGMTAASALSGFTFSFWLLAGAGVLLLLVSPLINKLMHGVK is encoded by the coding sequence GTGAGCCAGAGTTCCGAAGCCGGCGTCGCCGCCACGCCCGACTTTCCACAGCTGCTCGGTCATCCGCGTCCGCTATGGATGCTGTTCATGACCGAGTTCTGGGAACGCTTTGCGTTCTACAGCGTGAGCTGGTCGCTGGCGCTGTATATCGTGGCGCAGTTCTATCACGGCGATCCCTCGGGGCAGAACTGGGCCAGTGCCATTTTCGGTACATATACCGCACTGGTTTACGCCACCAGCCTTTTCGGCGGGTATGTCGCGGATAAATTGATCGGCTATCAGCGTTCGATTCTGATCGGCGCCGTGGTGATGTCCATCGGCTTGTTCACGGTGATGCTGCCCAGCAAGCTGGCGATGCTGTACGGCCTTGCGATGGTGATTGTTGGTGATGGTTTGTTCAAGCCGAACATTTCATCGATGGTGGGGCAGTTGTATGCGCGAGACGACGATCGTCGTGATCGCGGTTTCACCCTGTTCTATATGGGCATCAACTGCGGTTCGTTTCTGGCGCCGCTGGTGACCGGATGGCTGGCCAGCTATTTCACCGATACGCCATTGCAACAGAATTTCCACGTCGTATTCGGTGCTGCCGGCATCGGTATGGTATTGAGCTTGCTCTGGTTCTGGTTCGGTCGGCGTGGCCTGCGTGGCGTGGGAAGGCCTGCGCCAGGCGCGGACAGTCTCATGCGCGTGCTGTGGGTTGTGGTTGGCGTGATAGCTGCGGTGCCGGTCGTCTATTGGATGCTGTCGGCGATCGGGGCGATCGGTCTGCAATGGCTGCTGGGTCTTCTGTTCGTGGGTGTGGCGGTGATGTTGATCGTCGAAGCAGGGCGTCACGATCGCGTTCAGGTGGAGCGTGTGATCGCGATGATGGTCATTTTCGCGTTCAACATGCTGTTCTGGATGTTCTATTACCAACTAGGCACCTCGTTCAACTTTCTTGCGCAAAACCTTGTCGACCGCAAGATGTTTGGTGGCTGGGAATTTCCGGTAGGTTGGTACCAGTCGGTGAATCCGTTGGCAATCATCGTGCTGGCGCCGATAGTCACGCAGATCTGGGCACTCCTTGCCAAGCGTCGTAAAGAGCCGTCGATCCCGCGCAAGTTTGGCTTTGGCCTCATCCTCAACGGATTTGGTTTTCTGGTGCTGATGTATGCGTTGTCGCACCTGATCAATGCGCAGGGATTGATTCCGTTCTGGCCGCTTACCACGTGCTATGTGCTTCAGACAGCGGGCGAGTTGTGCCTGTCGCCGATTGGTTTGTCGATGGTGACCAAGCTGGCGCCGCCGCGCCTGGTGGGCGTGGCCATGGGCGGATGGTTCCTGTCGCTGGCGGTGGGCGGCAATCTCTCCGGATTGCTCGCGGGCCATATCAGTGGCGATAGCGGTATGACCGCAGCGTCGGCGTTGAGCGGCTTTACCTTCAGCTTCTGGCTGTTGGCGGGAGCGGGCGTGCTGTTGCTGCTGGTTTCACCACTCATCAACAAACTGATGCATGGCGTGAAGTAG